In one window of Brassica rapa cultivar Chiifu-401-42 chromosome A07, CAAS_Brap_v3.01, whole genome shotgun sequence DNA:
- the LOC103831956 gene encoding 30S ribosomal protein S9, chloroplastic, whose translation MALSVSNLASSLSSLSFSSQVSHGPNALSFPRANYLFSLPAKSPRRASLSITATVAAPAEVAEDDTMELKKYVKSRLPGGFAAQKIIGTGRRKCAIARVVLQEGTGKVIINYRDAKEYLQGNPLWLQYVKVPLVTLGYENSYDVFVKAHGGGLSGQAQAITLGVARALLKVSADHRSPLKKEGLLTRDARVVERKKVGLKKARKAPQFSKR comes from the exons ATGGCGTTATCGGTTTCAAACCTCGCCTCCTCACTCTCCTCGCTCTCTTTCTCTTCCCAGGTATCTCACGGACCAAACGCCCTCTCCTTCCCCAGAGCGAACTATTTGTTCTCGCTTCCGGCGAAATCACCTCGTCGCGCCTCTCTCTCAATCACCGCCACGGTAGCTGCTCCCGCGGAGGTAGCGGAGGATGACACGATGGAGCTGAAGAAGTACGTGAAATCTCGGCTTCCGGGAGGCTTCGCAGCTCAGAAAATCATAGGCACGGGACGGCGCAAGTGCGCCATCGCTCGTGTCGTGCTCCAAGAAGGCACCGGCAAAGTTATTATAAACTATCGCGACGCCAAG GAGTACCTTCAGGGGAACCCGTTGTGGCTTCAGTACGTTAAAGTGCCGTTAGTGACACTGGGCTACGAGAACAGCTACGACGTGTTTGTGAAAGCCCATGGAGGTGGTCTCTCTGGTCAAGCTCAAGCGATTACTCTCGGAGTTGCTCGTGCGCTTCTCAAGGTGAGTGCTGACCATAGATCGCCTTTGAAGAAGGAAGGTTTGCTCACTAGAGACGCGAGAGTCGTTGAAAGGAAGAAGGTTGGGCTCAAGAAGGCGCGTAAAGCACCACAATTCTCCAAGCGTTAA
- the LOC103831958 gene encoding E3 ubiquitin-protein ligase RMA1H1, whose translation MSLSNEEDVSNNFGCNICLEMAREPIVTLCGHLFCWPCLYKWIHFHSQSKHCPVCKAPVKEDSLVPLYGSGKPSSDPRSNPATIPNRPSAPAAAPRLETARPRLRQIHHHESSFFGGFASVPGGARFGNFLL comes from the coding sequence ATGTCTTTGAGCAACGAGGAAGACGTATCGAACAACTTTGGATGCAACATATGTCTCGAAATGGCGAGAGAGCCGATCGTGACATTATGTGGTCATTTGTTTTGTTGGCCTTGTCTATACAAATGGATCCATTTCCATTCCCAGTCGAAGCACTGCCCTGTTTGTAAAGCTCCCGTCAAGGAAGACAGTTTGGTTCCTTTGTATGGATCCGGTAAGCCATCCTCTGACCCGAGATCGAATCCTGCTACAATCCCGAATCGACCATCTGCACCTGCTGCTGCACCTAGGCTTGAAACAGCTCGTCCTCGTCTCCGACAAATACATCATCATGAGTCTAGTTTCTTTGGAGGGTTTGCTTCAGTTCCAGGTGGTGCACGGTTCGGGAACTTCTTGTTGTAG
- the LOC103831959 gene encoding elongation of fatty acids protein 3-like, translated as MTAHTVKYWLTEHPNIVNFRWSPTQSYASTWFFLFAAVSSYIIAAVSLHILLAVTRRRRGLSLGPIPALHSLAMALISAVIFVGILLSAAAEIRDTRWLWRRTRTTALQWFLCFPVGTRASGRVFFWSYAFYLSRFLHLFRTFFAVIRRRKLSFFQLINQSSLLCISFLWLEYSQSFQVVAILLTTVSYAVVYGYRFWTAIGLRGACFPLVVNCQAVLLGCLTVCHVGVLCIHLVKRGGCNGIGAWLFNSVLNAVISLLYLKFYVKTRSLSLRKQ; from the exons ATGACGGCTCACACCGTGAAATATTGGCTAACGGAGCATCCTAACATCGTTAACTTCCGTTGGAGTCCAACTCAATCATACGCCTCCACGTGGTTTTTCCTCTTCGCCGCCGTTTCATCATACATCATCGCCGCCGTCTCTCTCCACATCCTCCTCGCAGTCACCCGACGCCGACGCGGCCTCTCCCTCGGCCCTATCCCGGCTCTGCACAGCTTAGCCATGGCTCTGATCTCCGCCGTCATCTTCGTCGGAATCCTCCTCTCCGCCGCGGCGGAGATTCGCGACACGCGGTGGCTGTGGAGGAGAACGCGCACCACGGCGCTACAGTGGTTCCTCTGCTTTCCCGTGGGAACACGCGCTTCGGGGCGCGTGTTCTTCTGGTCGTACGCGTTTTACCTCTCTCGGTTCCTTCATCTGTTCAGAACCTTCTTCGCGGTGATACGACGTCGTAAGCTCAGCTTCTTCCAGCTCATCAACCAGTCTTCTCTCCTATGCATCTCCTTCCTCTGGCTCGAGTACTCCCAATCCTTCCAG GTTGTGGCGATACTGTTAACGACCGTTTCTTACGCCGTCGTGTACGGCTACAGATTCTGGACGGCGATCGGGTTACGTGGCGCGTGTTTTCCGTTGGTCGTTAACTGTCAAGCCGTGTTGTTAGGGTGTTTGACCGTGTGCCACGTGGGCGTATTGTGCATACACCTGGTCAAACGCGGCGGTTGTAACGGTATCGGTGCTTGGCTGTTTAACTCCGTTCTGAACGCCGTTATCTCGTTGCTCTACTTGAAGTTCTACGTCAAGACGCGTTCGTTGAGCCTAcgtaaacaataa
- the LOC103831960 gene encoding protein ACCUMULATION AND REPLICATION OF CHLOROPLASTS 3 isoform X2: MPVSMELPVFSTLRVPPLFSRLPLLPSLGIQFSSAAAAAASARLNCTARKARRRICVMCLVRDSASASAERDGDGIEVVVIGSRKESIMDSCLDSPFLSLPLRFWSISRDSSGDSVLQPRLHHQDNVLKTMNPVELIQSPPKAFILVASAGYGSDQVEAINILSAVRSGGSLAVAVLLRPFSFEGRRRLEEVNELAKKLQQHTSFCIDIDIEILLQKDLVTLDEALRNANNAVSKAINAASALISGMHGNFIDVMHKDLKELEGSEVTTILESYKEAKVGFGVGHNLKTSILQAIYDCPFFRPGVKDLKAIICIVASSVALQKKDVRTILRTFRQTMEYTGDIIVSTVHEPDLEPKVLVTTFFILSSEEETSSKGNIFSGVLPFVVNIFKKYRSQLQKETSSGLGEALVTMEDSAASSDVQVSNQSVEGFEIDSKEVLEVSESGDSEYLVKEEEPSRNSRLGLGDENIEDYGAIQREPIANWSVDPGYQIEQQRPADSGDTAVLSLGVVNLPVGVRPSKNSNSSLSVASQPSKKAGSRDESFFNLNSSTKGSSDDTASTLLSEKYADFTKQRNLSARAASMLEAERDSSKRWSPIQEMQYRGGLFKGRCQGGLPEGKGRLVLGDGSIYDGMWHNGKRSGLGTFYFKNGDVFQGTWREDLIHGKGWFYFHKGDRWFANFWKGKASGEGRFYSKSGEIFFGQFKDGWRDGHFLCIDVDGTRYSETWDDGVLINRKQMDAGD, encoded by the exons ATGCCAGTTTCTATGGAGCTTCCCGTCTTCTCCACTCTCCGAGTACCACCATTGTTCTCTCGTCTACCTCTCCTTCCTTCTCTCGGCATTCAATTTTCAtccgctgctgctgctgctgcttcgGCGCGATTGAATTGCACCGCTCGAAAGGCGCGTCGAAGGATTTGCGTGATGTGCTTGGTGAGAGATTCTGCTTCTGCCTCTGCAGAGAGAGATGGAGATGGGATTGAGGTCGTTGTCATCGGTAGTCGCAAGGAATCCATCATGGACTCTTGCTTGGATTctccttttctttctcttcctctccgCTTCTG GAGTATAAGCAGAGACAGCTCTGGAGATTCAGTCTTACAGCCGAGGCTCCATCACCAAG ATAATGTTCTCAAGACCATGAATCCAGTTGAGCTTATACAGTCACCTCCAAAGGCCTTCATCCTT GTGGCTAGCGCCGGATATGGTTCTGACCAGGTTGAAGCTATTAATATTCTTAGTGCAGTAAGATCTGGGGGTAGCTTGGCTGTTGCTGTGCTATTAAGACCTTTCAGCTTTGAAGGTCGAAGGCGTCTTGAAGAG GTTAACGAACTGGCTAAAAAACTGCAGCAACACACCAGTTTTTGTATAG ATATCGACATTGAGATTTTACTACAGAAGGATTTGGTAACTTTGGATGAGGCGCTAAGAAATGCAAACAATGCTGTCTCGAAGGCAATTAATGCAGCATCTGCTCTGATAAGC GGGATGCATGGAAACTTTATCGACGTGATGCATAAAGATCTTAAAGAACTTGAAGGCTCAGAAGTCACaacg attttagaaAGCTACAAAGAGGCAAAGGTTGGTTTTGGAGTTGGTCACAACCTTAAGACTTCTATTTTACAAGCTATATACGACTGCCCTTTCTTTCGCCCTGGTGTAAAG GATCTAAAGGCCATTATATGCATCGTGGCTAGCTCGGTAGCTCTTCAGAAGAAGGACGTGAGAACAATTCTCCGCACTTTTCGTCAAACAATGGAGTACACTGGAGACATCATAGTATCGACTGTTCATGAACCTGATCTAGAGCCTAAAGTCCTCGTCACAACTTTTTTTATCCTAAG TTCTGAAGAAGAAACTTCCAGCAAAGGCAACATTTTTTCTGGTGTTTTGCCCTTTGTTGTGAATATCTTCAAGAAATATCGTTCACAACTCCAAAAGGAAACAAGTAGTGGACTTGGAGAAGCGCTGGTTACAATGGAAGATTCAGCAGCCTCTTCTGACGTACAAGTTTCTAATCAGAGTGTTGAAGGATTTGAAATTGACTCTAAGGAAGTCCTGGAAGTTTCTGAGAGTGGTGATAGTGAATACCTAGTAAAAGAGGAGGAACCATCTAGGAACAGTCGTCTGGGTCTTGGAGATGAGAATATAGAAG ATTATGGTGCTATCCAGAGGGAACCAATTGCTAATTGGAGTGTGGATCCTGGATATCAGATTGAGCAGCAACGGCCAGCTGATTCTGGAGACACTGCAGTGCTTAGCCTGGGTGTTGTCAACCTTCCTGTTGGTGTGAGACCTTCAAAGAATTCGAACAGTAGTCTCAGTGTCGCTAGTCAACCCTCTAAGAAAGCTGGTTCTAGAGATGAATCATTTTTCAATCTTAATAGCTCGACAAAAGGCTCTAGTGATGATACTGCATCTACCCTGCTCTCTGAGAAATATGCTGACTTCACAAAACAAAGAAACCTATCCGCTCGTGCAGCGTCTATGCTG GAAGCTGAAAGAGATTCATCAAAAAGATGGAGTCCTATTCAAGAGATGCAGTACAGAGGAGGATTGTTCAAGGGAAGATGCCAAGGAGGCCTTCCCGAAGGAAAG GGTCGTTTGGTACTTGGAGATGGAAGCATATATGATGGGATGTGGCACAACGGTAAAAGATCTGGTCTTGGAACGTTCTACTTCAAGAATGGTGACGTGTTCCAAGGCACTTGGAGAGAAGATTTAATACACGGAAAG GGCTGGTTCTATTTCCACAAAGGTGACCGGTGGTTTGCAAATTTCTGGAAAGGAAAAGCGAGCGGGGAAGGACGGTTCTATTCAAAGTCAGGTGAGATATTCTTTGGACAATTTAAAGATGGATGGCGTGACGGACACTTCCTCTGTATAGACGTGGATGGAACAAG ATACTCTGAAACTTGGGACGACGGTGTTCTTATTAACCGGAAACAAATGGACGCCGGAGATTGA
- the LOC103831960 gene encoding protein ACCUMULATION AND REPLICATION OF CHLOROPLASTS 3 isoform X1, whose product MPVSMELPVFSTLRVPPLFSRLPLLPSLGIQFSSAAAAAASARLNCTARKARRRICVMCLVRDSASASAERDGDGIEVVVIGSRKESIMDSCLDSPFLSLPLRFWSISRDSSGDSVLQPRLHHQDNVLKTMNPVELIQSPPKAFILVASAGYGSDQVEAINILSAVRSGGSLAVAVLLRPFSFEGRRRLEEVNELAKKLQQHTSFCIDIDIEILLQKDLVTLDEALRNANNAVSKAINAASALISGMHGNFIDVMHKDLKELEGSEVTTILESYKEAKVGFGVGHNLKTSILQAIYDCPFFRPGVKLSTMQDLKAIICIVASSVALQKKDVRTILRTFRQTMEYTGDIIVSTVHEPDLEPKVLVTTFFILSSEEETSSKGNIFSGVLPFVVNIFKKYRSQLQKETSSGLGEALVTMEDSAASSDVQVSNQSVEGFEIDSKEVLEVSESGDSEYLVKEEEPSRNSRLGLGDENIEDYGAIQREPIANWSVDPGYQIEQQRPADSGDTAVLSLGVVNLPVGVRPSKNSNSSLSVASQPSKKAGSRDESFFNLNSSTKGSSDDTASTLLSEKYADFTKQRNLSARAASMLEAERDSSKRWSPIQEMQYRGGLFKGRCQGGLPEGKGRLVLGDGSIYDGMWHNGKRSGLGTFYFKNGDVFQGTWREDLIHGKGWFYFHKGDRWFANFWKGKASGEGRFYSKSGEIFFGQFKDGWRDGHFLCIDVDGTRYSETWDDGVLINRKQMDAGD is encoded by the exons ATGCCAGTTTCTATGGAGCTTCCCGTCTTCTCCACTCTCCGAGTACCACCATTGTTCTCTCGTCTACCTCTCCTTCCTTCTCTCGGCATTCAATTTTCAtccgctgctgctgctgctgcttcgGCGCGATTGAATTGCACCGCTCGAAAGGCGCGTCGAAGGATTTGCGTGATGTGCTTGGTGAGAGATTCTGCTTCTGCCTCTGCAGAGAGAGATGGAGATGGGATTGAGGTCGTTGTCATCGGTAGTCGCAAGGAATCCATCATGGACTCTTGCTTGGATTctccttttctttctcttcctctccgCTTCTG GAGTATAAGCAGAGACAGCTCTGGAGATTCAGTCTTACAGCCGAGGCTCCATCACCAAG ATAATGTTCTCAAGACCATGAATCCAGTTGAGCTTATACAGTCACCTCCAAAGGCCTTCATCCTT GTGGCTAGCGCCGGATATGGTTCTGACCAGGTTGAAGCTATTAATATTCTTAGTGCAGTAAGATCTGGGGGTAGCTTGGCTGTTGCTGTGCTATTAAGACCTTTCAGCTTTGAAGGTCGAAGGCGTCTTGAAGAG GTTAACGAACTGGCTAAAAAACTGCAGCAACACACCAGTTTTTGTATAG ATATCGACATTGAGATTTTACTACAGAAGGATTTGGTAACTTTGGATGAGGCGCTAAGAAATGCAAACAATGCTGTCTCGAAGGCAATTAATGCAGCATCTGCTCTGATAAGC GGGATGCATGGAAACTTTATCGACGTGATGCATAAAGATCTTAAAGAACTTGAAGGCTCAGAAGTCACaacg attttagaaAGCTACAAAGAGGCAAAGGTTGGTTTTGGAGTTGGTCACAACCTTAAGACTTCTATTTTACAAGCTATATACGACTGCCCTTTCTTTCGCCCTGGTGTAAAG TTATCTACTATGCAGGATCTAAAGGCCATTATATGCATCGTGGCTAGCTCGGTAGCTCTTCAGAAGAAGGACGTGAGAACAATTCTCCGCACTTTTCGTCAAACAATGGAGTACACTGGAGACATCATAGTATCGACTGTTCATGAACCTGATCTAGAGCCTAAAGTCCTCGTCACAACTTTTTTTATCCTAAG TTCTGAAGAAGAAACTTCCAGCAAAGGCAACATTTTTTCTGGTGTTTTGCCCTTTGTTGTGAATATCTTCAAGAAATATCGTTCACAACTCCAAAAGGAAACAAGTAGTGGACTTGGAGAAGCGCTGGTTACAATGGAAGATTCAGCAGCCTCTTCTGACGTACAAGTTTCTAATCAGAGTGTTGAAGGATTTGAAATTGACTCTAAGGAAGTCCTGGAAGTTTCTGAGAGTGGTGATAGTGAATACCTAGTAAAAGAGGAGGAACCATCTAGGAACAGTCGTCTGGGTCTTGGAGATGAGAATATAGAAG ATTATGGTGCTATCCAGAGGGAACCAATTGCTAATTGGAGTGTGGATCCTGGATATCAGATTGAGCAGCAACGGCCAGCTGATTCTGGAGACACTGCAGTGCTTAGCCTGGGTGTTGTCAACCTTCCTGTTGGTGTGAGACCTTCAAAGAATTCGAACAGTAGTCTCAGTGTCGCTAGTCAACCCTCTAAGAAAGCTGGTTCTAGAGATGAATCATTTTTCAATCTTAATAGCTCGACAAAAGGCTCTAGTGATGATACTGCATCTACCCTGCTCTCTGAGAAATATGCTGACTTCACAAAACAAAGAAACCTATCCGCTCGTGCAGCGTCTATGCTG GAAGCTGAAAGAGATTCATCAAAAAGATGGAGTCCTATTCAAGAGATGCAGTACAGAGGAGGATTGTTCAAGGGAAGATGCCAAGGAGGCCTTCCCGAAGGAAAG GGTCGTTTGGTACTTGGAGATGGAAGCATATATGATGGGATGTGGCACAACGGTAAAAGATCTGGTCTTGGAACGTTCTACTTCAAGAATGGTGACGTGTTCCAAGGCACTTGGAGAGAAGATTTAATACACGGAAAG GGCTGGTTCTATTTCCACAAAGGTGACCGGTGGTTTGCAAATTTCTGGAAAGGAAAAGCGAGCGGGGAAGGACGGTTCTATTCAAAGTCAGGTGAGATATTCTTTGGACAATTTAAAGATGGATGGCGTGACGGACACTTCCTCTGTATAGACGTGGATGGAACAAG ATACTCTGAAACTTGGGACGACGGTGTTCTTATTAACCGGAAACAAATGGACGCCGGAGATTGA
- the LOC103831962 gene encoding pathogenesis-related protein 5, translated as MENLSTFHILFLVFITSGVAVSTTEFTLQNNCPYTVWPGTLTGNGGNILGDGGYQLNPGASVQLRAPPGWTGRFWARTGCNFDSSGNGKCVTGDCGGVLKCAGAGGVPPVTLAEFTVGEKDYYDVSLVDGYNVKMGIKPQGGFGDCKYAGCVSDLNMICPNELRVMDPQNNVAACKSACAAFNKEEYCCTGAHSTPQTCSPTTYSMTFKKACPDAYSYAYDDETSTFTCAGANYLITFCANGS; from the exons ATGGAGAATCTCTCCACTTTTCACATTCTCTTCTTAGTGTTCATCACAA GTGGTGTTGCTGTTTCCACCACTGAATTCACTTTGCAGAACAACTGCCCTTACACCGTCTGGCCCGGAACTCTCACAGGGAACGGCGGAAACATCCTCGGCGACGGTGGATATCAGCTGAATCCTGGCGCTTCCGTACAGCTCAGAGCTCCTCCTGGATGGACAGGCCGCTTCTGGGCTCGTACCGGCTGCAACTTCGACTCCTCCGGCAACGGTAAATGCGTCACAGGAGACTGCGGCGGCGTTCTCAAATGTGCCGGCGCCGGCGGAGTTCCTCCAGTCACACTCGCCGAGTTCACCGTCGGCGAAAAGGATTACTACGACGTGAGTCTCGTCGACGGCTACAACGTCAAGATGGGGATAAAACCGCAAGGAGGGTTCGGAGACTGCAAGTACGCAGGCTGCGTTTCCGACCTCAACATGATTTGCCCTAACGAGCTTCGTGTCATGGATCCGCAGAACAACGTGGCGGCGTGCAAGAGCGCATGCGCGGCGTTTAACAAGGAGGAGTATTGCTGCACCGGTGCTCACTCCACGCCGCAAACTTGCTCTCCCACGACTTACTCGATGACGTTCAAGAAAGCTTGCCCTGACGCTTATAGCTATGCTTATGATGATGAGACTAGTACGTTCACTTGTGCCGGAGCTAACTACTTGATCACTTTCTGCGCCAACGGTTCTTAA
- the LOC103832271 gene encoding pathogenesis-related protein 5-like codes for QQQKHFFSFILCFTFTYVLIFLLWQLQSKSSPFAGCIAVTATVFVLENSCPFTVWPGILSGNRTTLGDGGVPLTPGASVQLTAPPGWPGRFWARTGCSFDASGRGGCVTRDCGGVLNCNRRGFPPATLAEFTFGSGDSDVDFYDASLVDGYNVKIGIEPLGGTGDCHYAGCLADVNEICPGDLRIMDTNVDGVVAACMSACAEFDSPEFCCTGAHATPQTCNPSQYSMVFKNASS; via the coding sequence caacaacaaaaacactttttttcGTTTATTCTCTGTTTCACTTTCACTTATGTCTTAATATTTCTCCTTTGGCAATTACAATCTAAATCATCTCCTTTTGCAGGCTGCATTGCTGTTACCGCCACCGTCTTCGTTTTGGAGAACAGTTGCCCATTCACCGTCTGGCCCGGAATTCTCTCCGGCAACAGAACCACCCTAGGCGACGGCGGGGTTCCCCTGACTCCAGGCGCTTCCGTACAGCTCACTGCTCCTCCGGGATGGCCAGGCCGCTTCTGGGCTCGCACCGGCTGTAGTTTCGATGCCTCCGGTCGCGGTGGCTGCGTCACCAGAGACTGCGGCGGCGTTTTAAATTGTAACCGCCGCGGATTTCCTCCGGCCACTCTGGCTGAGTTCACCTTCGGATCAGGCGATTCCGATGTGGATTTCTACGACGCCAGCCTCGTCGACGGTTACAACGTCAAGATTGGGATCGAGCCCTTGGGAGGAACCGGAGATTGCCACTACGCGGGCTGCCTCGCCGACGTCAACGAGATTTGCCCCGGCGATCTTCGGATCATGGATACGAACGTCGATGGAGTTGTTGCGGCGTGCATGAGCGCGTGCGCGGAGTTTGATTCGCCGGAGTTTTGCTGCACCGGTGCTCACGCGACGCCGCAAACTTGTAATCCGAGTCAGTACTCGATGGTGTTCAAGAATGCTAGTTCTTAA